The following proteins are encoded in a genomic region of Phycisphaera sp.:
- the ispF gene encoding 2-C-methyl-D-erythritol 2,4-cyclodiphosphate synthase encodes MTQTIPGRSSDDPPLRIGHGYDLHRLEPQAPHGSGKPLVVGGVKIPQDTDRPIGPVAHSDGDALLHALTDAILGAAALPDIGQLFPNDDPANENGDSARFLAEAVRLMRNASWRLANVDLTVLLQAPKLGPHKAAIRERIAEMLDLPPDRVNVKGKTGEHVGPVGQGKAIEAHAVVLLVREG; translated from the coding sequence ATGACCCAAACAATACCCGGCCGATCATCGGATGACCCACCCCTGCGCATCGGCCACGGCTACGACCTGCACCGCTTGGAGCCCCAAGCACCCCACGGATCGGGCAAGCCGCTGGTCGTTGGCGGCGTGAAGATACCCCAGGACACGGACCGTCCGATCGGCCCGGTCGCCCACTCCGACGGCGATGCCCTCCTCCACGCGCTCACCGACGCCATCCTGGGAGCGGCCGCTTTGCCCGACATCGGGCAGCTCTTCCCCAACGACGACCCGGCGAATGAGAACGGCGATTCGGCACGATTTCTGGCCGAGGCGGTCCGGCTCATGCGGAATGCCAGCTGGCGGCTGGCCAATGTCGATCTGACCGTGCTGCTCCAGGCCCCAAAGCTCGGCCCGCACAAGGCCGCCATCCGCGAGCGCATTGCCGAAATGCTCGACCTTCCGCCGGATCGCGTGAACGTGAAGGGCAAGACCGGCGAGCACGTCGGCCCGGTGGGCCAGGGCAAGGCCATCGAGGCCCACGCCGTCGTGCTGCTCGTTCGAGAGGGGTGA
- a CDS encoding HU family DNA-binding protein gives MNKSDLVDRVASSLGATRGEAAQYLDAVLEGITRGLIEDGRVKITAFGGFTRRHRAERNGTKPTTGEPIRIPASETCGFKAAPALRERLTESARPPGQVESKPTAHQDAAR, from the coding sequence ATGAATAAGAGTGATTTAGTTGATCGTGTCGCCTCGAGCCTTGGGGCCACTCGTGGAGAGGCCGCCCAATATCTCGATGCCGTCCTCGAGGGCATCACTCGGGGCTTGATAGAGGACGGGCGGGTCAAGATCACCGCCTTTGGCGGTTTTACCCGCCGGCATCGGGCCGAGCGCAATGGCACGAAACCGACAACGGGCGAGCCCATCCGCATCCCGGCCAGCGAGACCTGCGGCTTCAAGGCCGCCCCGGCGTTACGCGAACGGCTGACCGAGAGCGCTCGGCCACCGGGGCAGGTCGAGAGCAAGCCCACGGCCCACCAGGACGCCGCGCGCTAA
- a CDS encoding ATP-dependent Clp protease adaptor ClpS — protein sequence MAHAPAKPNTSPSPTTDSQPLRPWNVVLLDDQDHSYDYVIDLLGRLFGHDRTRAFELARKVDTEGRAVVATTHRELGELRVQQIRAFGADPLMSRSRGPMRAILEPAESGE from the coding sequence ATGGCACACGCACCAGCGAAACCCAACACCAGCCCCTCTCCGACGACCGATTCCCAGCCGCTCAGGCCCTGGAACGTCGTGCTGCTGGACGATCAGGACCACTCGTACGACTACGTCATCGACCTGCTCGGCCGGCTTTTTGGCCACGACCGGACGCGGGCCTTCGAGCTCGCCCGCAAGGTCGATACCGAGGGCCGGGCCGTGGTCGCGACCACCCACCGCGAGCTGGGCGAGCTCCGCGTCCAGCAGATCAGAGCATTTGGTGCCGATCCGCTGATGTCTCGCAGCAGGGGACCGATGAGGGCGATCCTCGAGCCGGCCGAGAGCGGCGAGTAG
- a CDS encoding DUF4132 domain-containing protein, which produces MRRKLPLTIDHALTMMACAIKLEVYSDEAMQLITPVVKLCEQRWGEWGSDDRVRDQMAKLADMGRSIENAPQRKLVMRIDRLLETPKVPQTKTVENAEPRSEPSEDAKGVLTACLSLINSYSMADQFAPPDVNSMFRALEDDVRALSRPDRAWLLMRVFDELCDAWDKVRGKGTTQQDKVERGKLESKVQQLMKLMAVALSHKLPLSAADFSRIIDGSVSRTNRSGVYQPHLYPIIQQLDRWNQDVLDDVALQGSLRLLVEKLENEAYDWRNLAARVRKMVLGDLNLPMQNGEAWTDAALADIGKLKPNKIAAWNALLGHCLSASAGSPSKKWVAEAQRMAKEIGRAKVNTALLRWLPLVDKPRTQPLQQRWYNHDFDGHLILDHHATILKGLCWMAATEESDEMARTLGALAISCYRKLPGVGARAVKVGNAAVYALGAMPGTAALGQLSRLRIKVKFGTAQAMIAKALDRAAEREGLPRSEIEEMAVPAYGLEGVGFLREQLGECAAEIRVGETLAASLRWTNDKGKAVKAPPAAVKRDHADDLKDLKGALKDVQAMLPAQRDRIDGLFLERNRWPLETWRERYLDHPLVGAVARRLVWVFDDGTRATAAAWLRDDADGPPHADGRLVRADGKAFEPEPGCAVTLWHPIDGDAKPGEDALRGDVAVWRAFYEDHRIRQPFKQAHREVYLLTDAERATETYSNRFAAHIVRQHQFNALMRERYWKTQTRLMVDAEYGPAHRQLPAWDLRVEFWISGVGDDYNDQFVLDSGAFRYLATDQVRFYRAEQRIQDDDAVAMDQLPPIVLSECLRDADLFVGVASVGNNPEWADGGPEGRFQTYWQEFSFGTLGESAQTRRDILSRLIPRLAIADVCTLDDRYLVIRGTKRTYKIHLGSGNILMEPNDQYLCIVQGRADDGTAGRGVFLPFEGDRTLAIILSKAFMLADDDKIKDRTILSQIGR; this is translated from the coding sequence ATGCGTCGGAAGCTACCACTGACGATCGACCACGCGCTCACGATGATGGCATGCGCGATCAAGCTCGAGGTCTACTCCGACGAGGCGATGCAACTCATCACGCCGGTGGTGAAGCTGTGCGAGCAGCGTTGGGGCGAGTGGGGCTCGGATGATCGCGTGCGAGATCAGATGGCGAAACTTGCGGACATGGGCCGCTCGATCGAGAATGCGCCGCAACGCAAGCTGGTCATGCGCATCGACCGACTGCTGGAGACACCCAAGGTGCCGCAAACAAAAACAGTTGAGAACGCTGAACCCCGTTCCGAGCCCAGTGAGGACGCGAAGGGTGTGCTGACGGCGTGCTTGTCGCTCATCAATAGCTACTCGATGGCAGACCAATTCGCTCCACCGGATGTGAACTCGATGTTTCGGGCGCTCGAAGACGACGTGCGGGCACTCTCGCGGCCCGATCGGGCGTGGCTACTGATGCGCGTCTTTGACGAGCTCTGCGACGCGTGGGACAAGGTTCGTGGCAAGGGCACGACCCAGCAGGACAAGGTCGAGCGTGGCAAGTTGGAATCCAAGGTCCAGCAACTCATGAAACTGATGGCCGTGGCGTTGTCGCACAAGCTGCCGCTTTCGGCTGCCGACTTCAGCCGGATCATCGATGGATCGGTGAGCCGGACGAATCGATCGGGGGTGTACCAGCCGCACTTGTACCCGATCATCCAGCAACTTGACCGCTGGAACCAGGACGTACTTGATGATGTCGCTTTGCAGGGGTCGCTGCGCCTCCTTGTCGAGAAGCTTGAGAATGAGGCCTACGACTGGCGGAATCTTGCTGCGCGCGTGCGCAAGATGGTGCTTGGCGACCTCAACTTACCTATGCAGAATGGTGAGGCGTGGACTGATGCTGCGCTGGCGGATATCGGCAAGCTCAAGCCCAACAAGATCGCCGCGTGGAACGCGTTGCTTGGGCACTGCCTGAGCGCGTCGGCCGGGTCGCCGAGCAAGAAGTGGGTGGCCGAGGCCCAGCGGATGGCGAAAGAGATCGGGCGGGCGAAGGTGAACACCGCGTTGCTCAGGTGGCTACCACTGGTGGACAAGCCTCGCACGCAGCCGTTGCAGCAGCGGTGGTACAACCACGATTTCGACGGACACCTCATCCTCGACCACCACGCCACCATCCTCAAGGGGCTCTGTTGGATGGCGGCAACCGAGGAGTCCGACGAGATGGCCCGCACGCTCGGGGCGCTGGCGATCTCGTGCTATCGCAAGCTGCCCGGCGTGGGCGCTCGGGCGGTGAAGGTTGGCAACGCGGCGGTCTATGCGCTTGGGGCCATGCCGGGGACGGCGGCGCTCGGCCAGCTCTCGCGGCTGCGCATCAAGGTGAAGTTCGGCACGGCCCAGGCGATGATCGCCAAGGCGCTGGACCGGGCCGCCGAGCGCGAGGGGCTGCCGCGGAGCGAGATCGAGGAGATGGCCGTGCCCGCGTACGGGCTCGAAGGGGTCGGCTTTCTACGCGAGCAGCTCGGCGAGTGCGCGGCGGAGATCCGCGTGGGCGAGACGCTGGCGGCGTCGCTGCGCTGGACCAACGACAAGGGCAAGGCGGTGAAAGCACCGCCCGCGGCGGTCAAGCGCGACCACGCCGACGATTTGAAGGATCTGAAAGGCGCGCTCAAGGACGTGCAGGCGATGCTGCCGGCCCAGCGGGATCGGATTGACGGGCTGTTCCTGGAGCGCAACCGGTGGCCCTTGGAGACGTGGCGTGAGCGGTACCTGGACCACCCGCTGGTGGGCGCGGTGGCGCGGCGGTTGGTCTGGGTGTTCGATGATGGGACAAGAGCGACCGCCGCCGCATGGCTGCGCGACGATGCCGATGGCCCGCCGCACGCCGATGGCCGCCTGGTGCGTGCGGATGGCAAGGCGTTCGAGCCCGAGCCCGGATGCGCCGTCACGCTGTGGCACCCGATCGACGGGGATGCGAAGCCGGGCGAGGACGCGCTCCGCGGGGACGTGGCGGTGTGGCGTGCGTTCTACGAGGACCATCGCATCCGCCAGCCCTTCAAGCAGGCCCACCGCGAGGTGTACCTGCTGACCGATGCCGAGCGAGCGACCGAGACATACTCGAACCGCTTTGCCGCCCACATCGTGCGGCAGCACCAGTTCAACGCCTTGATGCGTGAGCGGTACTGGAAAACGCAAACGCGGCTGATGGTCGATGCGGAGTATGGCCCCGCACATCGCCAACTTCCAGCGTGGGACCTGCGTGTGGAGTTCTGGATCTCGGGCGTGGGCGACGACTACAACGACCAGTTCGTGCTGGATTCTGGGGCGTTCCGCTATCTGGCCACCGACCAGGTCCGCTTCTACCGTGCCGAGCAGCGCATCCAAGACGACGACGCCGTCGCGATGGACCAGTTGCCGCCCATCGTGCTGAGCGAGTGCCTGCGGGACGCGGACCTGTTCGTCGGCGTGGCCAGCGTGGGCAATAACCCCGAGTGGGCCGACGGCGGGCCCGAGGGGCGGTTCCAGACCTATTGGCAGGAGTTCAGCTTCGGCACTTTGGGCGAGAGTGCCCAGACCCGCCGCGACATCCTGTCCCGCCTGATCCCGCGGCTGGCCATCGCCGATGTGTGTACGCTGGACGATCGCTACCTGGTCATTCGTGGCACGAAGCGGACGTACAAGATCCACCTGGGTAGCGGCAACATCCTGATGGAGCCAAACGACCAGTACCTGTGCATCGTGCAGGGGCGGGCCGACGACGGCACGGCCGGCCGGGGCGTGTTCCTGCCCTTCGAGGGCGACCGCACGCTAGCGATCATCCTGAGCAAGGCGTTCATGCTGGCCGACGATGACAAAATCAAGGACCGCACGATCCTGAGCCAGATAGGGCGTTAA
- a CDS encoding GNAT family N-acetyltransferase, whose amino-acid sequence MIKVQRITPQSPLYPSSVALRESVLLNSIGYDHQRFTAEYPGVDERAEHFVAVLDHPTGPRVVGCLLLLTDEEPAEDGKTRAKVMQMAIDPQRQGEGLGRRLVVAAEARAFGELGINRLYCHSQDPAVGFYAKLGWHPEGAPFEEAGIGHRKMVVDAPPQPTGDEAAAALKGDPLYEDGV is encoded by the coding sequence GTGATCAAGGTCCAACGCATCACGCCACAGAGCCCGCTGTACCCCAGCTCGGTCGCCCTGCGCGAGTCGGTGCTGCTCAACTCCATCGGCTACGACCACCAGCGGTTCACCGCCGAGTACCCCGGCGTCGACGAGCGGGCCGAGCACTTCGTGGCCGTCCTGGACCACCCCACCGGCCCCCGCGTCGTCGGCTGCCTCCTGCTGCTGACCGACGAGGAGCCCGCCGAGGACGGCAAGACCCGGGCCAAGGTCATGCAGATGGCCATTGACCCCCAGCGCCAAGGTGAAGGCCTGGGCCGTCGATTGGTGGTCGCCGCCGAGGCTCGCGCCTTCGGCGAGCTGGGCATCAACCGCCTCTACTGCCACTCGCAGGACCCCGCCGTGGGCTTCTACGCCAAGCTCGGCTGGCACCCCGAGGGCGCCCCCTTCGAGGAGGCCGGCATCGGCCACCGCAAGATGGTCGTCGACGCCCCACCCCAACCCACCGGCGACGAGGCCGCGGCCGCGCTGAAGGGGGATCCGTTGTACGAGGATGGGGTGTAA
- a CDS encoding DEAD/DEAH box helicase has protein sequence MIDSTAPANTKTDTPSFDDLGLADPIARVLAKRGYTTPSPIQALAIPEVLAGRDVFGTAQTGTGKTAAFALPILHDLFEAGHADKKGRGKHGRAPRALVLCPTRELAVQIFDSFVAYGRNLPLRHTAVYGGVSQYRQEKSLRGGVDVLVATPGRLMDLHEQGLIDLGSIEVLVLDEADRMLDMGFLPDMRKIAALTPDTRQTLLFSATASKAIKALANGLLKDPAHVQTAPESTTVERVRQQAYIVPKENKTALLNTVMMAAASGGEGIGRTLVFTKTKHGADRLVKQLNRDGVGASAIHGNKTQNARTRALDAFKRDPQGVLVATDVASRGIDVSGITHVVNYDMPADSETYVHRVGRTARAGASGVAITFCEPAEVRDMATIEHRTKAVIEAGECGADLAKGYVKPERGSRPSGGGGGGNYRGQRSGGGYRGGKPGGHRGKSGGGGYGGGRSAGPGGRSGGRRRSNSNSHG, from the coding sequence GTGATCGATTCCACCGCGCCTGCCAACACCAAGACAGACACCCCCAGCTTCGACGACCTGGGCCTGGCCGATCCCATCGCCCGGGTGCTGGCCAAGCGTGGGTACACCACGCCCAGCCCAATCCAGGCCCTGGCCATCCCCGAGGTGCTGGCTGGTCGCGACGTCTTCGGCACGGCCCAGACGGGCACCGGCAAGACGGCGGCGTTCGCGCTGCCCATCTTGCACGATCTCTTCGAGGCCGGCCACGCCGACAAGAAGGGCCGCGGCAAGCACGGCCGGGCGCCCCGCGCCCTGGTCTTGTGCCCCACGCGCGAGCTGGCGGTGCAGATCTTCGACTCGTTCGTCGCGTACGGCCGCAACCTGCCGCTTCGGCACACGGCCGTCTACGGCGGTGTCAGCCAGTACCGGCAAGAGAAGTCCCTGCGCGGCGGCGTGGACGTGCTCGTTGCCACGCCCGGCCGCTTGATGGATCTGCACGAGCAGGGCCTGATCGACCTTGGTTCCATTGAGGTTCTGGTGCTCGACGAGGCCGACCGGATGCTCGACATGGGCTTTTTGCCCGACATGCGCAAGATCGCGGCCCTCACGCCCGACACGCGGCAGACGCTGCTGTTCAGCGCGACGGCCAGCAAGGCTATCAAGGCGCTGGCCAACGGCCTGCTTAAGGATCCCGCGCACGTCCAGACCGCGCCCGAGTCGACCACGGTCGAGCGGGTGCGTCAGCAGGCCTACATCGTGCCCAAGGAGAACAAGACCGCCCTGCTCAACACCGTCATGATGGCGGCGGCCAGCGGCGGCGAGGGCATCGGCCGCACGCTGGTCTTCACCAAGACCAAGCACGGGGCCGATCGCCTGGTGAAGCAGCTCAACCGCGACGGCGTGGGCGCGAGCGCCATCCACGGCAACAAGACGCAGAACGCCCGCACCCGCGCGCTCGATGCCTTCAAACGCGACCCCCAGGGCGTGCTCGTCGCGACCGACGTGGCCAGCCGCGGCATCGACGTGAGCGGCATCACCCACGTGGTGAACTACGACATGCCCGCCGACTCGGAGACGTACGTGCACCGCGTGGGCCGCACGGCCCGCGCCGGCGCTTCGGGCGTGGCCATCACGTTCTGCGAGCCTGCCGAGGTGCGCGACATGGCGACCATCGAGCACCGCACCAAGGCGGTCATCGAGGCGGGCGAGTGCGGGGCCGACCTAGCCAAGGGCTACGTGAAGCCAGAGCGCGGCTCGCGGCCTTCGGGTGGCGGCGGCGGTGGGAACTATCGCGGCCAGCGCTCCGGTGGCGGCTATCGCGGCGGTAAGCCCGGTGGGCATCGTGGCAAGAGCGGTGGGGGTGGATATGGCGGCGGTCGCTCCGCTGGCCCCGGTGGCCGGTCGGGTGGCCGGCGTCGGAGCAATTCCAACAGCCACGGGTAA